The following is a genomic window from Dermacentor variabilis isolate Ectoservices chromosome 11, ASM5094787v1, whole genome shotgun sequence.
GTTGATGCAGTGGGGGATGTCGTTAAAAACCGTACATACAAATGCACCGattctatgttttttttcttaccaGATGGGCAGAGCGAGCTCGAGCACGTGCGAAATCACCTACGAATTGCCAGGAGCCATCACAACAAAGTGAAAGGAGGGCAAGTGGAAAACAATGTTGCATTTTTGTTCAGAAATCATAGAAAAATTTACTTTTTCCGTTTACACAGGACAAGGACACTCACAGTTTGGTTGGAGGCTCCAATTAGCAGCAGTTAATTGACTTTTTCTATTTATACAGGACAATGACATTCACAGTTTGGCTGGAGGCTTGTATCAGCAGCAGTCATGCCTTGAACCGCCAAATGGACACAGTAGCCTGGAGCTGGTACGTTCACCGTTTGCTGGAGCTCGATTCATATTCTCTCTCATTTGCGACTTTCAGGTTGAATACAATCTTGAAGAGGAGCACATTGAGGCATTAGACCTTACAGTGCAAAAGGTGTGCCAGAAACAAGAATCAGCCACAGCATGCTTCACAACACCAGCAGGAAATTTGCCATGCCTATTGCACCGTGCCGCAGGACCAGACTCTAGGGTTTGCTTTTTTGGGGGATTCGACACAGTTTCCTTAGCACCCGGTGCAGTGAGAGACCTCTGTGGCGTTTCTGACAATGTTTTCTCCCTCCTGTTAAGTCTCCTGCCTCACACGAGAGATAAGGGTACTGATGTCAGCCTTCCGAACAAACATTTAATATTTCTATTCAAAATGAAGCACGGAGTGCCTTTTAGTGCAATTGCAGTAATTTTTGGCATTCATGAAACAACAGCGGCACGAACGTTTCATGCAGTTCTGGGCACGCTTGTGGGTGCTACAAGAAAGTGGATATATAAGCCACATATGCAAGTGATACGGGATACACGTCCAGAGTGTTTTAAGGTCAACTATCCTGACTGCACACTTATTGTCGATTGCACTGAGGTGCGCACAGAAACACCATCAGAGGTGAGGCAACAACATGTCCTCTACTCCACGTACAAAAGTGGCTTTACATTGAAATTTTTAGTTGCGATTGCCCCCTCTGGCCTCATTGTATTCAAGTCCAAATCCTATGGTGGGCGTTGCTCAGACACACAAATCGTGCTGGAATCAGGATTCCTTGAAATAATTGGTCAGCGTGATGTTATTCTTGCTGATAAGGGTTTTCCTGGAATACTAGCAGGTGTAGCAGGTAAAAGTGCCGTACTGATTATGCCACCATTCTCAACTGGCAACCAGCCTTTCTCACCTGCAGAACTGCAAGAAACATACAATGTTGCTCAAGTGCGCGTGCATGTAGAGAGAGTGATACAGCGCATAAAAACTCATGGAATTTTGGAGCACCGTATTCCTGTCAGTTTGATTCCTGCCATGAGTGAGATTTTTCGTATGTGCTGCATTTTGGCAAATCTGCAAAGTCCAATAATTCAAAGCAACACAAAGTAAGGTGCTTTATTTTCACTGTGATACACAAGCACAGAGTATCAAACATATTTTTGGCATAAGCACTGCTACCACCTTTTACAAAATTGTAATATTTAAAGGCCAACTTCCCCACAGAGATTTTGAAAAATATTCCGGTCATGTATGTTTTTCATCATTTTTGGCAATAATAAAAAGCGGACCAATCCATTCATGTAAACATGTGTATACTTATGTGCCTAGCTTGCAAACACAATACTGCTGTTTTGCAGGCAAGCACCATACAGAAACAAATTACTATGCTTTATTTTTAGAACATTAAGTGCAGTATGACACTGAAGAAACTGCTCGTAGCAGTGATATTTTAGCCAGCTAACATAGTAGTGCCCAGGTCACCAGGAAAGCTAGCAGCTTTATCTGCGACTCTGAAATTATAAACTTGGATGAGGAATTGTAAAGCAAGGGGACAGCACTAGGCTGAACAAATTTGCAAACATATCTAAGAAGCTATGGTGTGGCTCTCAACcaccatacacacacacaaaaaaaatgggaGACATCAATTAAAATCAAAGGAGACGTGATCAGGTCGACGGTGATCAGACCTCTGGTCTGATATAGATGCCTTGAATGGATGGGCCTCAAGGCTACATTCACTACAGGCATCAAAAATGGCTTAAACACTGCAACTGTGAACTAGCCTTAACTGTGCAACAGCAGAGGCTCTCAATAAGTAAATACAGTGCAAGCTTACAGATACAACTGAAAGAATCACTGCAACTTCAGTGACAGAATGGACATGCAAAAGCCATGGCAGACGTTCGGGATCTTTTTGATGCAGTCTTTCATGTTGCAGTTATAAAGCGACAATAAGCAAAGAAATTGGTGGTAATAAAGCATTGCTGTTCACTTGCAAGTTCCTGAAAGCCAGGCAATTTCAGAGGAAGATTTCAGACTAAAACCAGCTTTTGCCATCAGGTAGCTCAACAGTGTTTAACGCACTAGCAACTTCCTTAAAGGGCCAACAAGTGCAAAGAATGTGTCATGAAATGGTGCAAAGGAAAAGACCATGATTTATATTGATAGAAACAAGGATGCTGTACATGTTTTAAGTagcaattataattttaaattggcacagAAATCGAAAAACACTTTGTCACTCACTGAGGTGAAACCTTGATACTAACATACTGTAGGTAATTGAGCTGTTAATAAGTGCAGCATAATTTACAAATCAGCCTTTATATTACACAGACCTAGGGTCTGTATCCAAGCTAGCTGGTACAGTGGAAGATCGAGACAGTAACATGTTTTGGTAAGGCATGTATGGCAATCACAATGTATTTTCTCATTCTTTCCGCTGTCTGTTTTTTATTTGTGCTTTACCTGCCTTAAAATCACAGGCGCTTTAATCTGTGAGTATTACAAGGTAAAAAAGGCATGCATAATGGTACACATGGATGCTTTTGTACACAGGCGAATTTGCATGCAAGTAACCCAAGTTCTGTGGTCCCCCCTATGAGATACAATATGACATCAACTATGCCACAAGTGGGCCAACTCTGCACACTGTAATCTGTAAATCTGCACACTGTAAGTCAGAAAAAACGTGTAATAGAAAGTATACTGCATTTCAgtactaataaaaagaccagtaaccgcgtacactagtagaaggtcacgtggcagagctcttatgcagcttcatgtgtGTGCCACGTGGTGCGCGAAAGGTCATTTTTCGTGACTTTTAGTGATAGATTAAAAACTAAATTTCCAAATTTAATGATAaaaacatggcttgttttagccaCTATGATAGGGAATCATTCCATAAGCAGGGTTATCTGATTTCATGTGCTGAGCGGCTGTATGTACCTTTAAGAGCAAACTTACTTCCTGCAAGCAGGAATCTGGTCTAACGCATGAGCTGCTTAATGTAGTATGAATAATAAAACGCCTCCAACCGAGGAATGTTTCGAGCAAGAAAGTCTTCATCTCTGTCAACAACTATAGTAATATCTTGCTTGCTtgtataaacaaaaaagaaacattctgtAGTGTTAGTGACATACATGGCAAC
Proteins encoded in this region:
- the LOC142563270 gene encoding uncharacterized protein LOC142563270, translated to MRPFGTNRALPPDNDIHSLAGGLYQQQSCLEPPNGHSSLELVEYNLEEEHIEALDLTVQKVCQKQESATACFTTPAGNLPCLLHRAAGPDSRVCFFGGFDTVSLAPGAVRDLCGVSDNVFSLLLSLLPHTRDKGTDVSLPNKHLIFLFKMKHGVPFSAIAVIFGIHETTAARTFHAVLGTLVGATRKWIYKPHMQVIRDTRPECFKVNYPDCTLIVDCTEVRTETPSEVRQQHVLYSTYKSGFTLKFLVAIAPSGLIVFKSKSYGGRCSDTQIVLESGFLEIIGQRDVILADKGFPGILAGVAGKSAVLIMPPFSTGNQPFSPAELQETYNVAQVRVHVERVIQRIKTHGILEHRIPVSLIPAMSEIFRMCCILANLQSPIIQSNTK